A window from Solea senegalensis isolate Sse05_10M linkage group LG15, IFAPA_SoseM_1, whole genome shotgun sequence encodes these proteins:
- the tjap1 gene encoding tight junction-associated protein 1 isoform X2, which yields MLNTTPPSFQQLAHFPATVKRSQDAGPRDGVLASELLQSDTELDVSSLSSLEICVPLPLNSRSQDCRPNRTRTRVGGGLAADRSASSPHHPSSPHCTSNPRRPSSPHRTLSPRRPSSPRRTKSPHRPSSPHRTLSPRCTASPRRTTSPHRTSSPRSSSSTHRTSRPRCASSPLSPTSPCRASRTTGNHSTSDCCFAATRKQTQSGTWTQSAAPPKGILKQPTSPIVEHTYDVIKESKSVELLDDERGRCSANLPTRLIEWAEQRASASQRSSLSPSPVRTDWNWKMQVLEEKVRFSNFLDEITCRVMSPAHLTLLGRSPSREAGSPTPQRRHSSRCPSLRKQQTDRGQRWDDWEATLQRPDGWYRLLQGKGMGQQGDITEEVGPKEEVLRFNRGVNMEIEENRYPASNLSLLSHIKEVLSDSDRIRILQQQNEDLRRRLSLSTHKMEAMEAEFDGSRHYMEAELSRTRDDLDKMRDKFRRLQNSYTASQRTNQDLEEKLHALLRKVERDKKTMDLEIVELTNKLLDAKNTIDRLEELNERYRQDCNLAVQLLKCNKSHFRNHKFADLPSELQDMLNKHMKSSLPEGSPAPGAQDPDTLSLTPADVVPTSVIARVLEKPEPLLLNSAQSSSCGRPIAEDVFVHVDMTGSASSAAGAVAEHWENGGSQEVSQQNGSCRSQSSLDTQLGGEEAVATPSFEKLNPYPPPPPPHPLYPGRKVIEFSSDDKVKIPKNSPLPNCTYATRQAISLSLVQNDDERPPPASPVPSSSSGRGFASHQRTPPSHRGLASEPQSSQSSPFSSPPQAPSVLASSGSSEEDLLANWQRMFVEKMAPTCDASLVHRTSFSSHAAQDLQRRRQPGGGDSSKHHSAAYSDGEEGSSARSWTPSRGSSLDTDTDTEPRSGRRGRYGGNSSVEEGERLLNLEDDCGSEDTAVTMATSPANTRGEEFDEEEESSAEERDVLPHDLPSISPRLLEFDPALAGPASSQRPLKSPKRMGVHHLHRKDSLTRAQVQGTLLD from the exons ATGTTAAACACAACTCCACCCTCATTTCAGCAACTTGCCCACTTCCCGGCCACCGTTAAACGCTCGCAGGACGCCGGTCCACGAGACGGCGTCCTGGCATCTGAGCTCTTGCAGTCGGACACTGAGCTGGACGTCTCTAGTCTGTCCAGTCTGGAGATCTGTGTTCCACTGCCGCTCAACTCCAGGAGCCAGGACTGCCGACCAAACCGCACAAGAACCAGAGTAGGGGGCGGCTTGGCAGCTGACCGCAGTGCCTCAAGTCCTCACCATCCCTCGAGTCCTCACTGTACCTCGAATCCTCGCCGTCCCTCGAGTCCTCACCGTACCTTGAGTCCTCGCCGTCCCTCGAGTCCTCGCCGTACCAAAAGTCCTCACCGTCCCTCGAGTCCTCACCGTACCTTGAGTCCTCGCTGTACCGCGAGTCCTCGCCGTACCACGAGTCCTCACCGTACCTCCAGTCCTCGCAGTTCCTCAAGTACTCACCGTACCTCCAGACCCCGCTGTGCTTCAAGTCCTCTCAGTCCTACAAGTCCTTGTCGTGCCTCGAGGACTACAGGAAACCACTCTACCTCTGATTGCTGCTTTGCTGCAACACGGAAACAGACACAGTCTGGCACCTGGACTCAGAGCGCTGCCCCTCCGAAGGGTATCCTGAAACAGCCGACCTCACCGATCGTGGAACACACCTATGATGTCATCAAAGAGTCAAAATCAGTGGAACTGTTGGACGATGAACGAGGACGTTGCAGTGCTAACCTTCCAACTCGCTTGATAGAGTGGGCGGAACAGCGGGCGTCGGCTTCGCAGCGCTCATCCTTGTCGCCGTCGCCCGTGAGGACAGACTGGAACTGGAAGATGCAGGTTCTGGAGGAAAAAGTCCGCTTCTCCAACTTTCTGGATGAGATCACCTGCCGGGTAATGAGCCCTGCCCACCTCACTCTACTGGGCAGGTCACCCTCCAGAGAGGCAGGAAGCCCCACCCCTCAGCGCAGACATTCTAGTCGCTGCCCCTCGCTCAGGAAGCAGCAGACGGACCGGGGTCAGCGCTGGGACGACTGGGAGGCGACGCTGCAGCGACCTGACGGATGGTACCGGCTCCTGCAGGGGAAGGGGATGGGGCAGCAGGGTGACATTACAGAGGAGGTGGGGCCTAAAGAGGAGGTTTTGAGGTTTAATCGAGGAGTAAATATGGAGATTGAGGAGAACAGATACCCCGCCTCCAATCTGTCTTTGCTGAGCCACATCAAG GAGGTTTTATCAGACTCTGACAGGATCAg AATCCTCCAGCAGCAGAATGAGGACCTGCGGcgccgcctctctctctccacacacaagatGGAGGCCATGGAGGCGGAGTTTGATGGCAGCCGTCACTACATGGAGGCGGAGCTCAGCCGCACCAGAGACGACCTGGACAAGATGAGGGACAAGTTCCGCAG aCTCCAGAACAGCTACACAGCGTCACAGAGAACAAACCAGGATCTGGAGGAGAAACTTCACGCTCTG CTACGGAAGGTGGAGAGGGACAAAAAGACGATGGACCTGGAGATCGTGGAGCTCACCAACAAACTGCTCGACGCCAAGAACACCATCGACCGCCTGGAGGAGCTCAAC gagCGTTACCGTCAGGACTGTAACTTGGCCGTTCAGCTGCTCAAATGCAACAAGTCACATTTCAGGAACCACAAGTTTGCTGAT CTGCCGTCTGAGCTTCAGGACATGTTGAATAAACACATGAAGAGCAGCCTGCCAGAGGGAAGCCCCGCCCCCGGCGCTCAGGACCCGGACACACTCAGCCTGACTCCCGCTGACGTCGTGCCGACCTCCGTCATCGCCCGCGTCCTGGAGAAACCCGAGCCGCTGCTCCTGAACTCCGCCCAGTCCAGCAGCTGTGGCCGGCCCATTGCCGAAGACGTCTTTGTGCACGTGGACATGACGggctccgcctcctccgccGCCGGCGCTGTAGCTGAGCACTGGGAGAACGGTGGCTCTCAGGAGGTCTCGCAGCAGAACGGCTCGTGTCGCAGTCAGAGCAGCCTGGACACTCAGTTGGGCGGCGAGGAGGCGGTTGCCACACCGTCCTTTGAGAAGCTGAATCCTTacccgccgccgccgccgcctcacCCGCTCTACCCCGGCCGCAAAGTCATCGAGTTCTCGTCGGACGACAAAGTGAAGATTCCCAAAAACTCACCGCTGCCCAACTGCACGTACGCCACGAGGCAGGCCATCTCTCTGAGCCTCGTCCAGAACGACGACGAGCGCCCGCCGCCCGCCAGCCCTGTCCCCTCCTCGTCCTCGGGCAGAGGGTTCGCGAGCCACCAGCGCACGCCGCCGTCGCACCGGGGCCTCGCCAGTGAGCCACAGTCCAGCCAGTCCAGCCCCTTCAGCAGCCCACCACAG GCGCCCAGCGTGCTGGCAAGCTCCGGCAGCTCGGAGGAGGATCTCCTGGCAAACTGGCAGCGGATGTTTGTGGAGAAGATGGCGCCGACGTGCGACGCTTCCCTGGTTCATCGCACGTCGTTCAGCAGTCACGCGGCACAGGACCTGCAGAGGCGGAGACAGCCGGGGGGCGGGGACTCCTCCAAACACCACAGTGCGGCGTACTCGGACGGTGAGGAGGGGTCGTCTGCGAGGAGCTGGACGCCGAGCCGCGGCTCCAGCCTCGACACGGACACCGACACTGAGCCTCGGTCCGGCAGGAGGGGGCGCTATGGCGGCAACAGCTCGGTGGAAGAGGGCGAGCGTCTGCTGAACCTGGAGGACGACTGTGGGAGCGAGGACACGGccgtcaccatggcaaccagccCCGCCAACACCCGAGGGGAGGAGtttgacgaggaggaggagagctcgGCCGAGGAGAGGGACGTCCTCCCCCACGACCTGCCCTCCATCTCGCCCCGCCTCCTGGAGTTTGACCCCGCCCTGGCTGGCCCCGCCTCCTCTCAGCGGCCTCTGAAGAGTCCAAAGAGGATGGGCGTGCACCACCTGCACCGCAAAGACAGCCTGACCCGCGCCCAGGTGCAAGGCACGCTGTTGGACTGA
- the tjap1 gene encoding tight junction-associated protein 1 isoform X4, producing MTSAVPARKPYRKAPPQHRESRHAMPVAPPPPALQPDINQEVLSDSDRIRILQQQNEDLRRRLSLSTHKMEAMEAEFDGSRHYMEAELSRTRDDLDKMRDKFRRLQNSYTASQRTNQDLEEKLHALLRKVERDKKTMDLEIVELTNKLLDAKNTIDRLEELNERYRQDCNLAVQLLKCNKSHFRNHKFADLPSELQDMLNKHMKSSLPEGSPAPGAQDPDTLSLTPADVVPTSVIARVLEKPEPLLLNSAQSSSCGRPIAEDVFVHVDMTGSASSAAGAVAEHWENGGSQEVSQQNGSCRSQSSLDTQLGGEEAVATPSFEKLNPYPPPPPPHPLYPGRKVIEFSSDDKVKIPKNSPLPNCTYATRQAISLSLVQNDDERPPPASPVPSSSSGRGFASHQRTPPSHRGLASEPQSSQSSPFSSPPQAPSVLASSGSSEEDLLANWQRMFVEKMAPTCDASLVHRTSFSSHAAQDLQRRRQPGGGDSSKHHSAAYSDGEEGSSARSWTPSRGSSLDTDTDTEPRSGRRGRYGGNSSVEEGERLLNLEDDCGSEDTAVTMATSPANTRGEEFDEEEESSAEERDVLPHDLPSISPRLLEFDPALAGPASSQRPLKSPKRMGVHHLHRKDSLTRAQVQGTLLD from the exons ATGACGAGTGCCGTTCCAGCCAGGAAGCCGTACCGTAAGGCTCCCCCACAGCACCGTGAGAGCCGCCACGCCATGCCTGTTGCTCCGCCCCCACCTGCACTGCAGCCCGATATCAATCAG GAGGTTTTATCAGACTCTGACAGGATCAg AATCCTCCAGCAGCAGAATGAGGACCTGCGGcgccgcctctctctctccacacacaagatGGAGGCCATGGAGGCGGAGTTTGATGGCAGCCGTCACTACATGGAGGCGGAGCTCAGCCGCACCAGAGACGACCTGGACAAGATGAGGGACAAGTTCCGCAG aCTCCAGAACAGCTACACAGCGTCACAGAGAACAAACCAGGATCTGGAGGAGAAACTTCACGCTCTG CTACGGAAGGTGGAGAGGGACAAAAAGACGATGGACCTGGAGATCGTGGAGCTCACCAACAAACTGCTCGACGCCAAGAACACCATCGACCGCCTGGAGGAGCTCAAC gagCGTTACCGTCAGGACTGTAACTTGGCCGTTCAGCTGCTCAAATGCAACAAGTCACATTTCAGGAACCACAAGTTTGCTGAT CTGCCGTCTGAGCTTCAGGACATGTTGAATAAACACATGAAGAGCAGCCTGCCAGAGGGAAGCCCCGCCCCCGGCGCTCAGGACCCGGACACACTCAGCCTGACTCCCGCTGACGTCGTGCCGACCTCCGTCATCGCCCGCGTCCTGGAGAAACCCGAGCCGCTGCTCCTGAACTCCGCCCAGTCCAGCAGCTGTGGCCGGCCCATTGCCGAAGACGTCTTTGTGCACGTGGACATGACGggctccgcctcctccgccGCCGGCGCTGTAGCTGAGCACTGGGAGAACGGTGGCTCTCAGGAGGTCTCGCAGCAGAACGGCTCGTGTCGCAGTCAGAGCAGCCTGGACACTCAGTTGGGCGGCGAGGAGGCGGTTGCCACACCGTCCTTTGAGAAGCTGAATCCTTacccgccgccgccgccgcctcacCCGCTCTACCCCGGCCGCAAAGTCATCGAGTTCTCGTCGGACGACAAAGTGAAGATTCCCAAAAACTCACCGCTGCCCAACTGCACGTACGCCACGAGGCAGGCCATCTCTCTGAGCCTCGTCCAGAACGACGACGAGCGCCCGCCGCCCGCCAGCCCTGTCCCCTCCTCGTCCTCGGGCAGAGGGTTCGCGAGCCACCAGCGCACGCCGCCGTCGCACCGGGGCCTCGCCAGTGAGCCACAGTCCAGCCAGTCCAGCCCCTTCAGCAGCCCACCACAG GCGCCCAGCGTGCTGGCAAGCTCCGGCAGCTCGGAGGAGGATCTCCTGGCAAACTGGCAGCGGATGTTTGTGGAGAAGATGGCGCCGACGTGCGACGCTTCCCTGGTTCATCGCACGTCGTTCAGCAGTCACGCGGCACAGGACCTGCAGAGGCGGAGACAGCCGGGGGGCGGGGACTCCTCCAAACACCACAGTGCGGCGTACTCGGACGGTGAGGAGGGGTCGTCTGCGAGGAGCTGGACGCCGAGCCGCGGCTCCAGCCTCGACACGGACACCGACACTGAGCCTCGGTCCGGCAGGAGGGGGCGCTATGGCGGCAACAGCTCGGTGGAAGAGGGCGAGCGTCTGCTGAACCTGGAGGACGACTGTGGGAGCGAGGACACGGccgtcaccatggcaaccagccCCGCCAACACCCGAGGGGAGGAGtttgacgaggaggaggagagctcgGCCGAGGAGAGGGACGTCCTCCCCCACGACCTGCCCTCCATCTCGCCCCGCCTCCTGGAGTTTGACCCCGCCCTGGCTGGCCCCGCCTCCTCTCAGCGGCCTCTGAAGAGTCCAAAGAGGATGGGCGTGCACCACCTGCACCGCAAAGACAGCCTGACCCGCGCCCAGGTGCAAGGCACGCTGTTGGACTGA
- the tjap1 gene encoding tight junction-associated protein 1 isoform X3 — translation MTSAVPARKPYRKAPPQHRESRHAMPVAPPPPALQPDINQEVLSDSDRIRILQQQNEDLRRRLSLSTHKMEAMEAEFDGSRHYMEAELSRTRDDLDKMRDKFRRLQNSYTASQRTNQDLEEKLHALAAVSQTWVHALRKVERDKKTMDLEIVELTNKLLDAKNTIDRLEELNERYRQDCNLAVQLLKCNKSHFRNHKFADLPSELQDMLNKHMKSSLPEGSPAPGAQDPDTLSLTPADVVPTSVIARVLEKPEPLLLNSAQSSSCGRPIAEDVFVHVDMTGSASSAAGAVAEHWENGGSQEVSQQNGSCRSQSSLDTQLGGEEAVATPSFEKLNPYPPPPPPHPLYPGRKVIEFSSDDKVKIPKNSPLPNCTYATRQAISLSLVQNDDERPPPASPVPSSSSGRGFASHQRTPPSHRGLASEPQSSQSSPFSSPPQAPSVLASSGSSEEDLLANWQRMFVEKMAPTCDASLVHRTSFSSHAAQDLQRRRQPGGGDSSKHHSAAYSDGEEGSSARSWTPSRGSSLDTDTDTEPRSGRRGRYGGNSSVEEGERLLNLEDDCGSEDTAVTMATSPANTRGEEFDEEEESSAEERDVLPHDLPSISPRLLEFDPALAGPASSQRPLKSPKRMGVHHLHRKDSLTRAQVQGTLLD, via the exons ATGACGAGTGCCGTTCCAGCCAGGAAGCCGTACCGTAAGGCTCCCCCACAGCACCGTGAGAGCCGCCACGCCATGCCTGTTGCTCCGCCCCCACCTGCACTGCAGCCCGATATCAATCAG GAGGTTTTATCAGACTCTGACAGGATCAg AATCCTCCAGCAGCAGAATGAGGACCTGCGGcgccgcctctctctctccacacacaagatGGAGGCCATGGAGGCGGAGTTTGATGGCAGCCGTCACTACATGGAGGCGGAGCTCAGCCGCACCAGAGACGACCTGGACAAGATGAGGGACAAGTTCCGCAG aCTCCAGAACAGCTACACAGCGTCACAGAGAACAAACCAGGATCTGGAGGAGAAACTTCACGCTCTG GCTGCCGTCAGCCAGACATGGGTTCATGCA CTACGGAAGGTGGAGAGGGACAAAAAGACGATGGACCTGGAGATCGTGGAGCTCACCAACAAACTGCTCGACGCCAAGAACACCATCGACCGCCTGGAGGAGCTCAAC gagCGTTACCGTCAGGACTGTAACTTGGCCGTTCAGCTGCTCAAATGCAACAAGTCACATTTCAGGAACCACAAGTTTGCTGAT CTGCCGTCTGAGCTTCAGGACATGTTGAATAAACACATGAAGAGCAGCCTGCCAGAGGGAAGCCCCGCCCCCGGCGCTCAGGACCCGGACACACTCAGCCTGACTCCCGCTGACGTCGTGCCGACCTCCGTCATCGCCCGCGTCCTGGAGAAACCCGAGCCGCTGCTCCTGAACTCCGCCCAGTCCAGCAGCTGTGGCCGGCCCATTGCCGAAGACGTCTTTGTGCACGTGGACATGACGggctccgcctcctccgccGCCGGCGCTGTAGCTGAGCACTGGGAGAACGGTGGCTCTCAGGAGGTCTCGCAGCAGAACGGCTCGTGTCGCAGTCAGAGCAGCCTGGACACTCAGTTGGGCGGCGAGGAGGCGGTTGCCACACCGTCCTTTGAGAAGCTGAATCCTTacccgccgccgccgccgcctcacCCGCTCTACCCCGGCCGCAAAGTCATCGAGTTCTCGTCGGACGACAAAGTGAAGATTCCCAAAAACTCACCGCTGCCCAACTGCACGTACGCCACGAGGCAGGCCATCTCTCTGAGCCTCGTCCAGAACGACGACGAGCGCCCGCCGCCCGCCAGCCCTGTCCCCTCCTCGTCCTCGGGCAGAGGGTTCGCGAGCCACCAGCGCACGCCGCCGTCGCACCGGGGCCTCGCCAGTGAGCCACAGTCCAGCCAGTCCAGCCCCTTCAGCAGCCCACCACAG GCGCCCAGCGTGCTGGCAAGCTCCGGCAGCTCGGAGGAGGATCTCCTGGCAAACTGGCAGCGGATGTTTGTGGAGAAGATGGCGCCGACGTGCGACGCTTCCCTGGTTCATCGCACGTCGTTCAGCAGTCACGCGGCACAGGACCTGCAGAGGCGGAGACAGCCGGGGGGCGGGGACTCCTCCAAACACCACAGTGCGGCGTACTCGGACGGTGAGGAGGGGTCGTCTGCGAGGAGCTGGACGCCGAGCCGCGGCTCCAGCCTCGACACGGACACCGACACTGAGCCTCGGTCCGGCAGGAGGGGGCGCTATGGCGGCAACAGCTCGGTGGAAGAGGGCGAGCGTCTGCTGAACCTGGAGGACGACTGTGGGAGCGAGGACACGGccgtcaccatggcaaccagccCCGCCAACACCCGAGGGGAGGAGtttgacgaggaggaggagagctcgGCCGAGGAGAGGGACGTCCTCCCCCACGACCTGCCCTCCATCTCGCCCCGCCTCCTGGAGTTTGACCCCGCCCTGGCTGGCCCCGCCTCCTCTCAGCGGCCTCTGAAGAGTCCAAAGAGGATGGGCGTGCACCACCTGCACCGCAAAGACAGCCTGACCCGCGCCCAGGTGCAAGGCACGCTGTTGGACTGA
- the tjap1 gene encoding tight junction-associated protein 1 isoform X1 gives MLNTTPPSFQQLAHFPATVKRSQDAGPRDGVLASELLQSDTELDVSSLSSLEICVPLPLNSRSQDCRPNRTRTRVGGGLAADRSASSPHHPSSPHCTSNPRRPSSPHRTLSPRRPSSPRRTKSPHRPSSPHRTLSPRCTASPRRTTSPHRTSSPRSSSSTHRTSRPRCASSPLSPTSPCRASRTTGNHSTSDCCFAATRKQTQSGTWTQSAAPPKGILKQPTSPIVEHTYDVIKESKSVELLDDERGRCSANLPTRLIEWAEQRASASQRSSLSPSPVRTDWNWKMQVLEEKVRFSNFLDEITCRVMSPAHLTLLGRSPSREAGSPTPQRRHSSRCPSLRKQQTDRGQRWDDWEATLQRPDGWYRLLQGKGMGQQGDITEEVGPKEEVLRFNRGVNMEIEENRYPASNLSLLSHIKEVLSDSDRIRILQQQNEDLRRRLSLSTHKMEAMEAEFDGSRHYMEAELSRTRDDLDKMRDKFRRLQNSYTASQRTNQDLEEKLHALAAVSQTWVHALRKVERDKKTMDLEIVELTNKLLDAKNTIDRLEELNERYRQDCNLAVQLLKCNKSHFRNHKFADLPSELQDMLNKHMKSSLPEGSPAPGAQDPDTLSLTPADVVPTSVIARVLEKPEPLLLNSAQSSSCGRPIAEDVFVHVDMTGSASSAAGAVAEHWENGGSQEVSQQNGSCRSQSSLDTQLGGEEAVATPSFEKLNPYPPPPPPHPLYPGRKVIEFSSDDKVKIPKNSPLPNCTYATRQAISLSLVQNDDERPPPASPVPSSSSGRGFASHQRTPPSHRGLASEPQSSQSSPFSSPPQAPSVLASSGSSEEDLLANWQRMFVEKMAPTCDASLVHRTSFSSHAAQDLQRRRQPGGGDSSKHHSAAYSDGEEGSSARSWTPSRGSSLDTDTDTEPRSGRRGRYGGNSSVEEGERLLNLEDDCGSEDTAVTMATSPANTRGEEFDEEEESSAEERDVLPHDLPSISPRLLEFDPALAGPASSQRPLKSPKRMGVHHLHRKDSLTRAQVQGTLLD, from the exons ATGTTAAACACAACTCCACCCTCATTTCAGCAACTTGCCCACTTCCCGGCCACCGTTAAACGCTCGCAGGACGCCGGTCCACGAGACGGCGTCCTGGCATCTGAGCTCTTGCAGTCGGACACTGAGCTGGACGTCTCTAGTCTGTCCAGTCTGGAGATCTGTGTTCCACTGCCGCTCAACTCCAGGAGCCAGGACTGCCGACCAAACCGCACAAGAACCAGAGTAGGGGGCGGCTTGGCAGCTGACCGCAGTGCCTCAAGTCCTCACCATCCCTCGAGTCCTCACTGTACCTCGAATCCTCGCCGTCCCTCGAGTCCTCACCGTACCTTGAGTCCTCGCCGTCCCTCGAGTCCTCGCCGTACCAAAAGTCCTCACCGTCCCTCGAGTCCTCACCGTACCTTGAGTCCTCGCTGTACCGCGAGTCCTCGCCGTACCACGAGTCCTCACCGTACCTCCAGTCCTCGCAGTTCCTCAAGTACTCACCGTACCTCCAGACCCCGCTGTGCTTCAAGTCCTCTCAGTCCTACAAGTCCTTGTCGTGCCTCGAGGACTACAGGAAACCACTCTACCTCTGATTGCTGCTTTGCTGCAACACGGAAACAGACACAGTCTGGCACCTGGACTCAGAGCGCTGCCCCTCCGAAGGGTATCCTGAAACAGCCGACCTCACCGATCGTGGAACACACCTATGATGTCATCAAAGAGTCAAAATCAGTGGAACTGTTGGACGATGAACGAGGACGTTGCAGTGCTAACCTTCCAACTCGCTTGATAGAGTGGGCGGAACAGCGGGCGTCGGCTTCGCAGCGCTCATCCTTGTCGCCGTCGCCCGTGAGGACAGACTGGAACTGGAAGATGCAGGTTCTGGAGGAAAAAGTCCGCTTCTCCAACTTTCTGGATGAGATCACCTGCCGGGTAATGAGCCCTGCCCACCTCACTCTACTGGGCAGGTCACCCTCCAGAGAGGCAGGAAGCCCCACCCCTCAGCGCAGACATTCTAGTCGCTGCCCCTCGCTCAGGAAGCAGCAGACGGACCGGGGTCAGCGCTGGGACGACTGGGAGGCGACGCTGCAGCGACCTGACGGATGGTACCGGCTCCTGCAGGGGAAGGGGATGGGGCAGCAGGGTGACATTACAGAGGAGGTGGGGCCTAAAGAGGAGGTTTTGAGGTTTAATCGAGGAGTAAATATGGAGATTGAGGAGAACAGATACCCCGCCTCCAATCTGTCTTTGCTGAGCCACATCAAG GAGGTTTTATCAGACTCTGACAGGATCAg AATCCTCCAGCAGCAGAATGAGGACCTGCGGcgccgcctctctctctccacacacaagatGGAGGCCATGGAGGCGGAGTTTGATGGCAGCCGTCACTACATGGAGGCGGAGCTCAGCCGCACCAGAGACGACCTGGACAAGATGAGGGACAAGTTCCGCAG aCTCCAGAACAGCTACACAGCGTCACAGAGAACAAACCAGGATCTGGAGGAGAAACTTCACGCTCTG GCTGCCGTCAGCCAGACATGGGTTCATGCA CTACGGAAGGTGGAGAGGGACAAAAAGACGATGGACCTGGAGATCGTGGAGCTCACCAACAAACTGCTCGACGCCAAGAACACCATCGACCGCCTGGAGGAGCTCAAC gagCGTTACCGTCAGGACTGTAACTTGGCCGTTCAGCTGCTCAAATGCAACAAGTCACATTTCAGGAACCACAAGTTTGCTGAT CTGCCGTCTGAGCTTCAGGACATGTTGAATAAACACATGAAGAGCAGCCTGCCAGAGGGAAGCCCCGCCCCCGGCGCTCAGGACCCGGACACACTCAGCCTGACTCCCGCTGACGTCGTGCCGACCTCCGTCATCGCCCGCGTCCTGGAGAAACCCGAGCCGCTGCTCCTGAACTCCGCCCAGTCCAGCAGCTGTGGCCGGCCCATTGCCGAAGACGTCTTTGTGCACGTGGACATGACGggctccgcctcctccgccGCCGGCGCTGTAGCTGAGCACTGGGAGAACGGTGGCTCTCAGGAGGTCTCGCAGCAGAACGGCTCGTGTCGCAGTCAGAGCAGCCTGGACACTCAGTTGGGCGGCGAGGAGGCGGTTGCCACACCGTCCTTTGAGAAGCTGAATCCTTacccgccgccgccgccgcctcacCCGCTCTACCCCGGCCGCAAAGTCATCGAGTTCTCGTCGGACGACAAAGTGAAGATTCCCAAAAACTCACCGCTGCCCAACTGCACGTACGCCACGAGGCAGGCCATCTCTCTGAGCCTCGTCCAGAACGACGACGAGCGCCCGCCGCCCGCCAGCCCTGTCCCCTCCTCGTCCTCGGGCAGAGGGTTCGCGAGCCACCAGCGCACGCCGCCGTCGCACCGGGGCCTCGCCAGTGAGCCACAGTCCAGCCAGTCCAGCCCCTTCAGCAGCCCACCACAG GCGCCCAGCGTGCTGGCAAGCTCCGGCAGCTCGGAGGAGGATCTCCTGGCAAACTGGCAGCGGATGTTTGTGGAGAAGATGGCGCCGACGTGCGACGCTTCCCTGGTTCATCGCACGTCGTTCAGCAGTCACGCGGCACAGGACCTGCAGAGGCGGAGACAGCCGGGGGGCGGGGACTCCTCCAAACACCACAGTGCGGCGTACTCGGACGGTGAGGAGGGGTCGTCTGCGAGGAGCTGGACGCCGAGCCGCGGCTCCAGCCTCGACACGGACACCGACACTGAGCCTCGGTCCGGCAGGAGGGGGCGCTATGGCGGCAACAGCTCGGTGGAAGAGGGCGAGCGTCTGCTGAACCTGGAGGACGACTGTGGGAGCGAGGACACGGccgtcaccatggcaaccagccCCGCCAACACCCGAGGGGAGGAGtttgacgaggaggaggagagctcgGCCGAGGAGAGGGACGTCCTCCCCCACGACCTGCCCTCCATCTCGCCCCGCCTCCTGGAGTTTGACCCCGCCCTGGCTGGCCCCGCCTCCTCTCAGCGGCCTCTGAAGAGTCCAAAGAGGATGGGCGTGCACCACCTGCACCGCAAAGACAGCCTGACCCGCGCCCAGGTGCAAGGCACGCTGTTGGACTGA